The following are from one region of the Bacillota bacterium genome:
- a CDS encoding amino acid ABC transporter ATP-binding protein, which translates to MAVLELKEVTKKFGNLQVLRGINLTVEEGETVVICGASGGGKSTLLRCINRIERIDSGEIIFEGMSIYASDQDIHKLRQRIGMVFQHFNLFPHLTALENVTLGPVHVLRMPKDKAIEKAIGLLQTVGLSDKANCYPAALSGGQQQRVAIARALAMDPHLILFDEPTSALDPEMIKGVLDIMVSLAEEGRTMIVVTHEMGFAREAADRIVFVDGGYVLEEAPPEEFFSHPRHERTKKFLSEILSI; encoded by the coding sequence ATGGCAGTATTAGAACTTAAAGAGGTTACTAAGAAATTCGGTAATTTGCAAGTGCTCCGAGGGATTAACTTAACCGTGGAGGAGGGGGAAACGGTAGTAATATGCGGAGCAAGCGGAGGCGGTAAAAGCACCCTTCTCAGGTGTATCAACAGGATCGAGAGAATAGATTCAGGGGAGATTATTTTTGAGGGGATGTCTATCTACGCCTCAGACCAAGATATACATAAGCTCCGGCAACGTATAGGTATGGTATTCCAGCATTTTAACCTTTTCCCTCATCTTACGGCGCTTGAGAACGTTACCTTGGGTCCTGTTCATGTATTACGAATGCCTAAAGATAAAGCTATCGAAAAGGCTATCGGGCTTTTGCAAACAGTCGGTCTCAGTGATAAGGCTAATTGTTACCCAGCGGCCTTATCGGGTGGCCAACAACAGCGTGTCGCTATAGCACGAGCTCTAGCAATGGACCCACATCTTATATTATTTGATGAGCCAACCTCTGCCCTTGACCCGGAGATGATCAAGGGGGTATTGGATATTATGGTTTCTCTTGCAGAAGAGGGTAGAACAATGATTGTAGTCACTCATGAAATGGGATTTGCGCGGGAAGCGGCAGACCGGATAGTATTTGTTGATGGGGGTTATGTTTTAGAGGAAGCCCCACCAGAGGAATTCTTTAGTCACCCTCGACATGAGAGAACCAAGAAATTTCTCTCGGAAATCCTTTCGATTTAG
- a CDS encoding extracellular solute-binding protein encodes MEQPPHRVKQFQATIDRFNKENPDIFVRQQVIDWMEAYTKAMAAIQSGNQPELLFTIPDFTTVIKQSGAVQPVDDIIQELNKKYHFIQATLDPYHYDGHYWAVPTYGMVHMLWYRKDLFKKAGLDPNSPPKTWNDLKAAAAKLTKGKIYGIGLPASKHMYTDQAIYSFMITNKAEHIFGPDGKVIFDNPRTVETFEFYKELSAYSPPDSTSWSWAEPQLAFNNGTLAMAIEKGQFLGPFEKESGVSWENLGGAPVPWPADGQRGSIFYSNGVMLLTKNKAKVEAVKRFLSYLFEPEVNGEWLTGMEPGLFLPVTEATSDSKAFWKNAIVAKYPKLVKLMIEQSSYGRLFGFTRDKVDPNIGKISGQNILAQVVQKVIVEKMSPDKAVKWGADQMRAAVGQ; translated from the coding sequence ATGGAGCAGCCCCCACATAGGGTCAAGCAGTTCCAGGCAACCATCGACAGATTTAACAAAGAAAATCCCGATATCTTTGTCCGGCAACAGGTAATAGACTGGATGGAGGCCTACACCAAAGCCATGGCAGCGATCCAGTCCGGCAATCAACCGGAGCTGCTTTTCACTATCCCGGATTTCACGACAGTTATTAAGCAGTCCGGGGCTGTTCAACCCGTTGATGATATCATCCAAGAACTCAACAAGAAGTATCATTTTATCCAGGCAACCTTGGATCCTTATCACTATGATGGGCACTACTGGGCGGTCCCAACTTATGGAATGGTTCATATGTTGTGGTACCGAAAGGACCTGTTTAAGAAGGCGGGTCTTGATCCGAATTCCCCGCCGAAAACATGGAACGATTTAAAGGCTGCGGCTGCCAAATTAACTAAGGGCAAGATTTACGGCATTGGACTTCCTGCCAGCAAACATATGTATACAGATCAGGCTATATATAGCTTTATGATAACTAACAAAGCTGAGCATATATTCGGACCGGATGGGAAGGTTATTTTCGATAATCCTAGAACTGTGGAGACGTTCGAGTTTTATAAAGAACTCTCCGCATATTCTCCCCCTGATAGCACCAGCTGGAGCTGGGCAGAGCCTCAGCTGGCATTCAATAACGGCACCCTCGCGATGGCCATAGAGAAGGGGCAATTCCTTGGCCCATTCGAGAAGGAATCCGGTGTTTCCTGGGAGAATTTAGGTGGGGCCCCTGTGCCGTGGCCAGCCGACGGACAACGTGGGAGCATATTCTATTCTAATGGGGTAATGCTGCTAACCAAGAACAAGGCTAAGGTAGAAGCCGTGAAGCGTTTCCTCAGCTACTTGTTTGAGCCGGAGGTCAATGGAGAGTGGCTTACGGGAATGGAACCCGGTCTTTTCCTTCCTGTTACTGAAGCAACAAGTGACTCCAAAGCCTTCTGGAAGAACGCGATCGTTGCTAAATACCCTAAGCTTGTAAAGTTGATGATCGAGCAGTCCAGCTATGGGAGGCTATTTGGATTCACACGTGACAAAGTTGATCCCAATATTGGGAAGATATCGGGGCAGAATATTTTAGCTCAAGTAGTCCAAAAGGTGATAGTTGAAAAGATGAGCCCTGATAAAGCGGTGAAATGGGGAGCCGACCAGATGAGGGCGGCAGTAGGACAATAA
- a CDS encoding amino acid ABC transporter permease, with protein MNWHFIISHLPDFGEGLKVTLYVSLVSMGFAFVTGGLAGTVRALRIPVLSSLSGGYVAFIRSTPLLVQLYIIFYGLPSLHIILTPFWASVIALTLNSGAYIAEIVRGAIESIQRGQWEAAMSLGMNRLQQVRLVIIPQAARNVIPPLVGQFSYLIKDTSILGVVSLVELTQVSANLQATSFLPLESFIPSLFLYEVLIITLLIIFQRLERRFGFET; from the coding sequence GTGAATTGGCATTTCATTATATCTCACTTACCGGATTTCGGTGAGGGACTTAAAGTGACATTATATGTGAGTCTCGTCAGTATGGGGTTTGCTTTTGTGACAGGCGGACTTGCAGGTACGGTACGTGCTCTTCGTATTCCGGTCTTATCTAGCTTATCAGGGGGTTACGTGGCGTTCATTCGATCCACCCCCCTTCTAGTTCAGCTCTATATAATTTTCTATGGACTTCCTTCTTTACATATTATATTAACGCCATTTTGGGCTAGCGTTATAGCCCTTACATTAAATAGCGGAGCATACATAGCAGAGATTGTAAGGGGAGCTATTGAATCGATACAACGTGGACAATGGGAGGCGGCTATGAGTCTTGGGATGAACCGACTCCAGCAAGTTCGACTAGTCATCATCCCACAGGCAGCCCGGAATGTTATCCCCCCTCTTGTGGGTCAATTCTCGTATCTTATTAAGGATACGAGTATATTAGGCGTAGTCTCATTAGTTGAATTGACACAAGTATCTGCGAACCTTCAGGCGACTAGTTTCTTACCGCTAGAGTCTTTTATACCAAGTTTATTCCTTTATGAGGTCTTGATTATCACTTTGCTCATAATCTTTCAAAGACTTGAAAGACGTTTCGGTTTTGAAACCTGA
- the ald gene encoding alanine dehydrogenase produces MVIGIPKEIKDNEDRVAVTPAGVRELVRHGHKVLIEMSAGEGSGIPDEEYRASGAEILATGADVYERADMIVKVKEPLPSEYGYIQSEQILFTYLHLAASKDMTIKLLRENVVGIAYETIQMPDGFLPLLTPMSEIAGRMSVQIGAHHLERAFGGRGVLLGGVPGVPPAEVVIIGGGMVGTNAARIALGMGAHVTILDKNLQRLRFLDDIFLGKVVTMVSNSYNIERVVPNADLLIGAVLIPGARAPRVVSEEIVKTMKSGSVIVDVAVDQGGCVETIDRVTTHSEPTYMKYNVVHYAVSNIPGAVARTSTYALTNATLPYILHIANKGFRQAALEDGALARGLNVINGKVVHKGVAEAHNLSYTALEEVFSSTAIAI; encoded by the coding sequence ATGGTTATTGGGATTCCAAAGGAAATTAAAGATAATGAAGATCGCGTAGCTGTGACCCCCGCTGGCGTGAGGGAACTGGTACGTCATGGGCATAAGGTTCTTATAGAAATGTCCGCTGGCGAAGGAAGTGGTATCCCAGATGAAGAGTATCGGGCATCAGGAGCGGAGATATTGGCAACAGGCGCTGATGTATATGAACGTGCGGACATGATTGTAAAAGTCAAAGAGCCTTTGCCTTCAGAATATGGATATATCCAGTCCGAGCAGATTCTTTTCACCTATCTTCATTTAGCTGCCTCAAAGGATATGACTATCAAGCTTTTAAGGGAAAATGTCGTCGGTATCGCCTATGAGACGATCCAGATGCCGGACGGATTCCTACCGCTTTTGACCCCAATGAGTGAGATCGCCGGCCGGATGTCTGTGCAGATTGGGGCGCATCATCTAGAGAGGGCTTTTGGGGGGCGGGGAGTCCTGCTGGGCGGGGTCCCAGGGGTTCCTCCAGCGGAAGTAGTCATTATCGGAGGTGGTATGGTTGGAACTAATGCTGCCAGAATAGCGCTGGGAATGGGGGCACACGTTACTATTCTAGACAAAAATCTTCAGAGGTTGCGGTTTTTAGATGACATCTTTCTCGGGAAAGTTGTCACCATGGTATCAAACTCATATAACATCGAAAGGGTAGTCCCCAATGCCGATTTGCTTATTGGTGCCGTCCTGATTCCTGGGGCAAGGGCCCCACGGGTTGTCTCAGAAGAGATAGTGAAAACTATGAAGTCTGGTTCGGTTATAGTTGATGTAGCTGTTGATCAGGGCGGATGTGTGGAGACGATTGATCGGGTCACGACACATAGCGAACCCACATATATGAAATACAATGTTGTTCATTATGCTGTTTCAAATATTCCAGGGGCTGTTGCCCGCACGTCTACATATGCGTTAACAAATGCCACCTTACCATACATATTACATATCGCAAATAAAGGATTTAGACAGGCAGCTTTAGAGGACGGGGCTTTAGCTCGGGGTCTTAATGTGATTAATGGTAAAGTGGTTCATAAGGGCGTGGCCGAGGCACATAATCTATCTTACACTGCGTTGGAGGAGGTTTTCTCCAGCACCGCCATAGCTATTTAA
- a CDS encoding sugar phosphate isomerase/epimerase, translating to MKLSFEIWPNDPYAEMGIVGVPINSWGDKPIEWCVAKVAEYGYKGVDFFYDKFLELPPDEYDRVSKTLGDFAASKGLEIPSIGAHHLVLSPRAWERKPRIQTVKRAIDLAASIRAKTVVAYIAGYYNPPTYMLMSRKEATRIFVEMVKECAEYAGERGLTFSIEPHQETLINTPDATLEIIDQIGLDNIRVTIDFGGLELGMKPHMPIREALSKFGKLINHVHAKDITGVIGRWNMCWFGGGMVNFKEYADAFRAIGYDGYICVEWEGWFRGGLEGVGDMAGHGLGDFDRVAVEAKEFLERYFA from the coding sequence ATGAAGCTATCATTCGAGATTTGGCCCAATGATCCATACGCTGAGATGGGAATAGTGGGGGTGCCGATTAACTCTTGGGGGGACAAGCCCATAGAATGGTGCGTCGCAAAGGTCGCTGAATATGGTTATAAGGGCGTCGATTTCTTCTATGATAAGTTCCTGGAGCTGCCACCCGATGAGTACGACAGGGTATCCAAAACGCTCGGGGATTTCGCGGCATCTAAAGGTCTTGAAATCCCGTCAATCGGCGCCCACCATCTGGTTTTAAGTCCACGTGCATGGGAAAGGAAACCGCGAATTCAAACCGTGAAAAGGGCCATAGACCTTGCGGCGTCGATTCGAGCAAAGACCGTCGTTGCCTACATAGCAGGGTATTATAATCCACCGACTTATATGCTTATGTCCCGTAAAGAAGCGACGCGCATATTTGTGGAAATGGTGAAGGAGTGTGCCGAGTATGCAGGTGAGCGCGGACTCACATTTAGCATTGAGCCGCACCAGGAGACCCTTATTAATACACCGGATGCTACGCTTGAGATTATTGATCAGATAGGGCTCGATAACATCAGAGTCACCATAGATTTTGGCGGGCTTGAGCTGGGGATGAAGCCACATATGCCGATACGCGAGGCTTTGTCCAAATTCGGGAAGCTCATTAACCACGTCCACGCCAAGGATATTACCGGTGTCATAGGACGTTGGAATATGTGCTGGTTTGGTGGCGGAATGGTCAACTTTAAGGAATATGCTGATGCGTTTAGAGCGATAGGCTATGATGGATATATTTGTGTAGAGTGGGAGGGTTGGTTCAGAGGAGGGCTCGAAGGCGTCGGTGACATGGCCGGGCACGGCCTCGGGGATTTTGATCGGGTAGCTGTGGAGGCGAAGGAGTTCTTGGAAAGGTATTTTGCGTAG
- a CDS encoding amino acid ABC transporter substrate-binding protein, whose translation MRKHLHARGRLVVIMLLVTCILGLSSLATAQDLLDKIMTRGKLIVGVSLTSPIVAFKEPNGTPAGFTVDLAKLIAEELGVKIEFQDYEWQGLIPALLTDKVDIITAQMSATLQRAIKVTFSQPWLYTGTCAVVRRDSPYKHWYDLNKPGIAIGANAGSVGAAVVKEFLPKATLVTFPTDADFLAALKAKRVEAVMTDQLIGVAYGKEPGLRFINEIIKPDFYAFTLRPEDVHMWQWLNLFFDVIKADGRYAAIYKKWMGESWKPEPRPW comes from the coding sequence ATGAGAAAACATCTTCATGCACGTGGTCGCCTAGTTGTTATTATGTTGCTTGTGACCTGTATACTAGGCTTAAGCAGTCTGGCAACGGCCCAAGATCTGCTAGATAAAATCATGACGCGGGGGAAATTAATCGTTGGTGTCTCACTGACTTCTCCAATTGTGGCATTTAAGGAACCTAATGGTACGCCTGCAGGTTTTACCGTTGATCTGGCTAAGCTCATAGCTGAGGAACTAGGCGTAAAAATTGAATTCCAGGACTATGAGTGGCAAGGCTTAATACCTGCTCTGCTTACGGACAAGGTAGACATCATCACAGCTCAGATGTCGGCCACGTTACAACGGGCCATCAAAGTTACATTTAGTCAGCCGTGGCTTTATACGGGAACTTGTGCGGTAGTTCGTAGGGATTCTCCCTACAAACACTGGTACGATCTGAACAAGCCCGGTATTGCAATAGGGGCGAACGCGGGTTCCGTGGGGGCCGCTGTTGTAAAGGAGTTTTTACCTAAGGCTACCTTGGTCACCTTCCCAACGGACGCTGATTTCCTTGCGGCACTTAAAGCTAAACGCGTAGAGGCAGTCATGACCGATCAGCTCATCGGGGTGGCGTATGGCAAGGAGCCAGGGCTTCGGTTCATCAACGAGATCATCAAGCCAGACTTTTATGCCTTTACTCTGCGTCCGGAGGATGTTCATATGTGGCAATGGTTGAACCTTTTCTTCGATGTAATAAAGGCAGATGGTCGATATGCAGCTATTTACAAGAAGTGGATGGGTGAGAGCTGGAAACCAGAGCCGAGACCATGGTAA
- a CDS encoding dihydrodipicolinate synthase family protein, whose product MKPAELRSKIKGVINIMPTPFSADGSLDKEGLRKNARFLVERFRGEDAVIVTTGSTSEFYAMSDEECKTVAKIVVEEVNHELPVIVGSARAGTEPTIEMSKYAQEIGADGVMIVLPYYHIPSREGLYRHYKRVAESIDIGIMIYDNPFTSKLWVDPDLMQMLSKIDNIVACKENTTDMGQFYSMLKKVSPEDMIIVTGLSELYYSFLWIWGCRGFISSTISNFSPELALSVYKAGAAGDIEKLRESVDRLMPFNELMVKIGKRRGPLPTILSPATTPVEQPIYIALTKQAMNLVGLAGGYPRDPMDRLIEDEVDELRVALKEMGLVS is encoded by the coding sequence ATGAAACCAGCAGAGTTGAGATCAAAAATCAAGGGCGTTATAAACATAATGCCCACCCCGTTCAGCGCCGATGGGAGTCTGGATAAAGAGGGGTTGCGCAAAAATGCCCGGTTCCTGGTGGAGAGATTCAGGGGAGAAGACGCAGTAATAGTAACTACTGGAAGCACAAGTGAGTTCTATGCTATGAGTGATGAAGAGTGCAAGACCGTTGCTAAGATAGTGGTGGAAGAGGTAAATCACGAGTTACCCGTAATTGTGGGTTCCGCCAGAGCGGGCACGGAACCTACCATAGAAATGAGCAAGTACGCTCAGGAAATTGGGGCAGATGGGGTAATGATAGTTCTGCCATACTATCATATTCCCTCACGAGAAGGGCTTTACCGCCACTACAAGCGTGTAGCGGAGAGCATTGATATCGGGATAATGATCTATGATAACCCGTTCACCAGCAAACTCTGGGTAGACCCTGACTTGATGCAGATGCTATCCAAAATCGATAACATTGTGGCCTGTAAGGAAAACACTACTGACATGGGACAGTTCTATAGCATGCTGAAGAAGGTATCCCCCGAGGATATGATAATTGTCACTGGATTGAGTGAACTGTATTACTCCTTTCTGTGGATTTGGGGGTGCCGTGGCTTTATCAGTAGCACGATTTCCAACTTTTCTCCCGAACTAGCGCTCAGTGTTTACAAGGCGGGAGCAGCCGGGGATATTGAAAAGCTCAGAGAGTCGGTGGATAGACTGATGCCATTCAACGAGCTTATGGTCAAGATAGGCAAACGGCGGGGGCCTCTACCCACCATATTGTCACCGGCAACTACTCCGGTCGAGCAACCGATCTACATTGCCTTAACAAAACAAGCAATGAATCTTGTGGGGTTGGCAGGAGGTTATCCGCGTGACCCGATGGACCGGCTGATCGAAGATGAAGTTGATGAACTGAGAGTTGCTCTTAAAGAAATGGGATTGGTCAGTTAA
- a CDS encoding amino acid ABC transporter permease: MIELIRSIGWTLCHGFVYTVLLSIISLIFALLVGLIGGIIRAEKVPFLERVVFSYVYVARATPFPMILFTVYFVLPAFGIQLSNIQTAIICLVFHSGGYITEIIRRSIQSITKGQREAAMALGMNSYQRLRLVILPQALRVMLPPLAGQLILLVKDTSVISLIGVTEVTRVARQMMQTIYQPLGILALTAIFYFIVCYPLGLYSSYAERRLLSKGFGNLN; this comes from the coding sequence ATGATTGAATTAATAAGGAGTATAGGCTGGACCCTCTGTCATGGCTTTGTCTATACCGTCTTGCTGAGTATAATATCCTTAATATTCGCTTTGCTGGTAGGATTAATTGGGGGTATCATCAGGGCTGAGAAAGTCCCGTTTTTAGAACGTGTGGTGTTTTCATACGTATATGTAGCCCGGGCCACGCCGTTCCCAATGATTCTTTTTACCGTATATTTTGTATTGCCAGCGTTTGGGATACAGCTTTCGAATATCCAGACGGCTATAATTTGTCTAGTATTTCATAGTGGGGGTTATATCACTGAAATTATCCGTCGATCTATCCAGTCTATTACAAAGGGCCAAAGGGAAGCGGCCATGGCACTTGGAATGAATAGCTACCAGCGATTACGTCTTGTTATCCTTCCGCAAGCGTTGAGGGTGATGTTGCCTCCCCTAGCGGGCCAGTTGATTCTTCTTGTTAAAGATACCTCGGTTATATCACTTATAGGGGTCACTGAAGTAACCCGGGTTGCGCGGCAAATGATGCAGACAATCTATCAACCATTGGGGATTTTAGCTTTAACTGCGATATTTTACTTTATTGTATGTTATCCGCTTGGACTTTATTCTAGTTATGCGGAACGTCGGCTATTGTCTAAGGGCTTTGGGAACCTCAATTAA
- a CDS encoding sugar ABC transporter permease yields the protein MPQNRKMAGRGFIKTLTSDPVFGYLLVLPILLWVIATVGYPLISAIYTSFTNLGFLGASADFIGIRNYARVFQDTRFWSAFSRSIVWTLSNALLQTILGFMTALILNQRFKGQGFARMWIILSWIVPTVVVAIIWRWVLSGTFGVLNYILENFGLVSDPINFLGSIKYAMVTLIGINSWRWFPFLSIIILATLQTIPEDQYEAADIDGAGALQKFLYITFPFLKPTLTVLGLIGTLWSINVFDIIWMLTQGGPSGVTTTLPVYIYEKGFKAFAMGEAATASAIMFIFLVVFSLLYVRINKMGKEEAAWW from the coding sequence ATGCCCCAAAATAGAAAGATGGCGGGACGTGGCTTTATAAAGACTCTTACCTCTGATCCAGTCTTCGGTTACCTTCTTGTCCTTCCGATTCTCCTCTGGGTGATTGCTACGGTAGGCTACCCTCTTATTAGCGCTATTTATACAAGTTTTACAAATTTGGGATTCTTAGGCGCTAGTGCTGATTTTATAGGGATCCGCAATTACGCGAGAGTTTTTCAAGATACGAGATTTTGGTCTGCATTTAGTAGAAGCATTGTCTGGACCCTGAGCAATGCTTTGCTCCAGACTATCCTCGGCTTTATGACAGCGCTTATTCTCAATCAGAGGTTTAAAGGTCAGGGATTTGCGAGGATGTGGATTATATTATCGTGGATAGTTCCAACCGTTGTGGTTGCAATAATTTGGCGATGGGTTTTAAGCGGAACCTTTGGGGTTCTAAACTATATTCTTGAAAATTTTGGTCTTGTATCGGATCCTATTAATTTTCTTGGGTCTATTAAATACGCAATGGTTACTTTGATAGGTATAAATTCGTGGCGATGGTTCCCATTTCTATCCATAATAATATTAGCAACCCTCCAAACTATTCCGGAAGATCAGTATGAGGCCGCAGACATCGATGGTGCAGGAGCGCTTCAAAAATTCCTTTATATAACCTTTCCATTTCTCAAACCTACGTTGACGGTTTTGGGCCTGATCGGGACCTTATGGTCTATTAACGTTTTCGATATAATATGGATGCTTACCCAAGGGGGTCCATCGGGTGTGACGACAACCCTTCCTGTTTATATTTACGAAAAAGGATTTAAAGCCTTCGCAATGGGCGAAGCGGCAACGGCGTCGGCGATAATGTTTATCTTTCTTGTTGTCTTTTCTCTGTTATATGTCAGAATTAATAAAATGGGAAAAGAAGAAGCTGCTTGGTGGTAG
- a CDS encoding alanine--glyoxylate aminotransferase family protein gives MGEYQLMIPGPVEVNYEVLSQMSIPVRCHYGEDWAKIYNETVELCKKVVGTQEDLFIYVGSGHAGLDAAIGSLLEEGDKVLIPVNGFFGYRLAEIAASYMARVSLKEIEWGKPISTDEIESELINDTGIKAVLIVHHETSTGVVNPIREIAAICQKKDVLLIVDTVSSLGGLEVNMDEWGIDICVSASQKCLAAPPGLMLVAVGRRAWEKMQKRRSPVRGWYLNLLKWREYADNQRMVQPYFITMAVNNVLALRKSVEQILEEGLERRFERHRAIGAMVRTRIRHLGLEVLADESAASGLVTAVKLPPDLSAIDLMEFLRSRYNILVSNGLGPYVNKAIRIGHMARGAAPDRVIPLLFAIEEWLKQVRSYKAQAVMDSSSIHMDLYNH, from the coding sequence ATGGGCGAATATCAGTTAATGATACCTGGTCCAGTAGAAGTGAATTACGAAGTGTTATCTCAGATGAGTATCCCCGTTAGGTGCCATTACGGCGAGGATTGGGCAAAAATATATAATGAAACCGTAGAGTTATGCAAGAAAGTTGTAGGGACGCAAGAGGACCTTTTCATATACGTGGGCTCTGGCCATGCAGGATTAGACGCAGCCATAGGGAGCCTTTTAGAAGAAGGCGATAAAGTACTTATCCCCGTAAACGGCTTTTTCGGATACAGACTGGCTGAGATTGCCGCTTCATACATGGCTAGGGTTTCTCTTAAGGAAATCGAATGGGGGAAGCCTATTTCCACTGATGAAATTGAATCCGAACTGATAAATGATACAGGCATTAAAGCAGTCTTAATTGTTCATCATGAAACCTCTACCGGGGTCGTAAATCCAATTCGAGAAATTGCGGCGATCTGCCAGAAGAAAGACGTGCTTCTAATCGTGGATACAGTATCCTCTCTGGGCGGTCTCGAGGTCAATATGGATGAATGGGGTATAGATATATGTGTGTCCGCCTCGCAGAAATGTCTAGCCGCCCCCCCGGGCCTCATGTTAGTTGCAGTAGGCCGACGCGCCTGGGAAAAAATGCAGAAGCGTAGGTCTCCAGTAAGAGGATGGTACCTAAATCTCTTGAAGTGGAGGGAATATGCTGATAATCAACGGATGGTCCAACCGTATTTTATAACAATGGCGGTCAATAACGTTCTCGCTCTGAGAAAAAGTGTTGAGCAGATTTTGGAGGAAGGCCTTGAGCGACGTTTCGAGAGGCACAGAGCTATTGGTGCAATGGTACGGACGCGGATCCGCCATCTCGGTTTGGAAGTCCTGGCAGATGAAAGCGCGGCCTCGGGGTTGGTTACCGCAGTGAAGCTCCCACCGGATTTAAGTGCAATCGATCTAATGGAATTCTTGAGATCTCGATATAACATCCTGGTAAGTAACGGATTAGGGCCTTACGTGAATAAAGCTATTCGAATAGGGCATATGGCGAGGGGGGCAGCGCCGGATCGTGTTATACCTCTTTTATTTGCAATAGAGGAATGGTTAAAACAGGTTCGTTCATATAAGGCGCAAGCCGTTATGGATAGTTCGTCTATACATATGGACCTCTATAATCATTAA
- a CDS encoding GntR family transcriptional regulator has product MQHVNRDNPIPLYVQIKDFWKRRIESGELQPGDQLPAEQDLCEQHGVSRITVKQAINALASEGLVIRHQGRGTFVASRKFQQDLLRLTSFTEDMSQRGLMAGARLLSKQIVPATSELVKNLGVLEGGKLLCIERVRLANNEPLALETVYFPYDLCPGLLDEDLQSQSVYNLLEQKYGLTLYRAEQFLEPGLATAREARLLQISKGDAVLLIERVTYLKDGRRVEFAKSVYRGDKYRFHVMLERPTLNPSR; this is encoded by the coding sequence TTGCAGCATGTAAACAGGGATAATCCAATTCCGTTATACGTTCAAATCAAGGATTTTTGGAAAAGGCGAATTGAGAGTGGCGAGTTGCAACCCGGGGATCAACTCCCTGCAGAGCAGGATTTATGCGAGCAACACGGGGTAAGCCGCATAACCGTGAAACAGGCCATAAATGCATTAGCATCCGAAGGTCTAGTGATCCGTCACCAGGGGCGCGGGACCTTTGTCGCGAGTCGAAAATTTCAACAGGACCTCCTCAGGTTGACGAGCTTCACCGAGGATATGTCCCAACGCGGTTTGATGGCAGGCGCGCGGTTGCTTAGCAAGCAAATAGTTCCTGCAACGTCAGAGCTGGTAAAAAACCTCGGTGTGCTTGAAGGTGGAAAGCTGCTTTGCATAGAGCGTGTCCGACTTGCGAATAACGAACCGTTAGCGCTTGAGACTGTATACTTCCCATACGACCTGTGTCCGGGATTATTGGACGAGGATTTGCAAAGCCAATCAGTTTATAATTTGCTCGAACAAAAATACGGTTTAACCCTTTACAGGGCTGAACAATTCCTGGAGCCAGGTCTCGCCACGGCCCGGGAAGCCCGCCTTTTACAAATCTCCAAAGGGGATGCCGTGCTATTGATCGAGCGTGTCACTTACTTAAAAGATGGACGGCGGGTAGAATTCGCAAAATCAGTCTACCGTGGTGATAAATATAGATTCCACGTCATGTTAGAAAGGCCGACACTGAACCCGTCTAGATAA